Proteins from a genomic interval of Leptotrichia massiliensis:
- the crcB gene encoding fluoride efflux transporter CrcB: MKFLMVGIGGGIGAIFRYLISAVPLKVSFPVQTFVTNVLGAILIGVVVEVVAGKQVSQNWSLFWRVGICGGFTTFSTFSLETYNLIEKGNNWIALGYAVLSVVLSIVGVFIGRGIVRAA; encoded by the coding sequence ATGAAATTTTTGATGGTTGGAATTGGTGGGGGAATTGGTGCAATTTTTCGATATTTGATTAGTGCTGTGCCTCTGAAAGTGAGCTTTCCTGTACAGACTTTTGTTACGAATGTTTTGGGAGCAATATTGATTGGGGTTGTTGTTGAGGTGGTGGCTGGGAAGCAGGTTTCACAGAATTGGAGTTTATTCTGGAGAGTCGGAATTTGTGGAGGATTTACGACGTTTTCTACATTTTCGCTGGAAACGTATAACTTGATTGAGAAAGGAAACAATTGGATTGCATTGGGATATGCGGTTTTGAGTGTTGTACTGTCGATTGTGGGAGTTTTTATTGGAAGAGGGATTGTTAGAGCGGCATAA
- a CDS encoding DUF937 domain-containing protein — MNLEALLGLLQGQDLGKLAEQVGGNSPEVKNGVAAALPAILAAVNKNANSSEKAEGLNNALNQHDGSVLNNLGNYLQNPDLKDGAGILGHLFGNNTQNVANAVSQSSGLDSQGSMKILQTLAPLVLGALGQQKKENNLDAQGIGNLTSNLAANFAGEGGIMSMVTNLLDSNKDGNVMDDVMGLVGKFFGDKK; from the coding sequence ATGAATTTAGAAGCATTATTAGGATTATTACAAGGACAGGATTTAGGAAAACTGGCTGAACAGGTTGGAGGAAACAGTCCAGAAGTTAAAAATGGTGTTGCGGCAGCATTACCAGCTATATTGGCGGCAGTTAATAAAAATGCAAATAGCAGTGAAAAAGCGGAAGGGTTGAATAACGCATTAAATCAACATGATGGTTCAGTATTAAACAATCTAGGTAATTATTTACAAAATCCTGATTTGAAGGATGGAGCAGGAATTTTGGGGCATTTATTTGGGAATAATACTCAAAATGTAGCAAACGCTGTTTCACAATCAAGTGGGCTTGACAGTCAAGGAAGCATGAAAATTTTACAAACGTTGGCTCCGCTTGTTTTAGGTGCATTGGGACAACAAAAAAAAGAAAATAACCTGGATGCACAAGGAATTGGAAATCTGACATCAAACCTTGCGGCAAATTTCGCAGGGGAAGGTGGAATTATGAGCATGGTTACAAACCTTTTAGATTCAAATAAAGATGGAAATGTTATGGATGATGTAATGGGATTAGTTGGGAAATTTTTTGGTGACAAAAAATAA
- a CDS encoding lipoprotein, which translates to MLNKSRVVILLFLFVFMVGCGKKENEEKKKNPENVQNKTTKENIFSNNSIEKIIETFSTKSKDNKISIGDFEKLVYENKNYYYAKIHSKGDAVYALDYSGISATSIFLKVGKVDGANLAIIENMVINLIQVSDENIKESEARLIYTKILATLGDKELSSLLTYTNGITYGIRIDSVTSEFIFYARESETENAVTSIQNLNFKNKDEKVNKVAVNLK; encoded by the coding sequence ATGTTGAATAAAAGTAGAGTAGTAATTTTGCTTTTTTTATTTGTTTTTATGGTGGGTTGTGGAAAAAAGGAGAATGAGGAAAAAAAGAAAAATCCAGAAAATGTACAAAATAAAACTACAAAGGAAAACATTTTTTCAAATAATTCGATTGAAAAAATAATTGAAACTTTTTCTACAAAGTCCAAGGATAATAAAATAAGCATTGGAGATTTTGAAAAATTGGTGTATGAAAACAAAAACTACTATTATGCTAAAATACATTCAAAGGGAGATGCTGTTTATGCACTTGATTATAGTGGGATAAGTGCTACCAGTATATTTTTAAAGGTAGGAAAAGTTGATGGGGCTAATCTTGCGATAATTGAAAATATGGTAATTAATTTGATACAAGTGTCTGACGAAAATATCAAGGAGTCCGAAGCTAGATTGATTTATACAAAAATATTAGCTACTTTGGGAGATAAGGAATTGTCAAGTTTGTTGACATATACAAATGGAATAACTTATGGCATAAGAATTGACTCTGTAACAAGTGAATTTATATTTTATGCAAGGGAATCGGAAACTGAAAATGCTGTAACTAGCATTCAAAATTTAAATTTTAAAAATAAGGATGAAAAAGTTAATAAAGTAGCAGTAAATTTAAAATAA
- the rpsR gene encoding 30S ribosomal protein S18, with product MRAKPVTEFKRRKRRPKVKFKIEDINYKNVELLKNFMNDKGKISPARVTGLEAKVQRKIAKAIKRARQIALMPYTKIEK from the coding sequence ATGAGAGCTAAACCAGTTACAGAATTTAAAAGAAGAAAAAGACGTCCAAAAGTTAAATTTAAAATAGAAGATATTAATTATAAAAACGTTGAATTGTTAAAAAACTTTATGAACGATAAAGGAAAAATCTCTCCAGCGAGAGTAACAGGATTAGAAGCTAAAGTTCAAAGAAAAATTGCTAAAGCAATTAAAAGAGCTAGACAAATCGCTTTAATGCCTTATACAAAAATTGAAAAATAA
- a CDS encoding single-stranded DNA-binding protein — MNVVILMGRMTRDPELKFTSGGKAFANFSLAVQKTKDVVEFIDCTVWEKTAETIAEYFRKGNRILVQGRLSVSSYEQNGEKRRMIRVVVNSFEFVESAGNSGNNSGYQQQQSFNNSNNKPVQNDDFDNDDMDDDEEFPF, encoded by the coding sequence ATGAACGTAGTAATACTAATGGGAAGAATGACAAGAGATCCTGAGTTAAAATTTACTTCAGGAGGAAAAGCATTTGCAAATTTTTCGTTAGCTGTGCAAAAAACAAAAGATGTAGTGGAGTTTATTGACTGTACTGTTTGGGAAAAAACAGCTGAAACAATTGCTGAATATTTTAGAAAAGGTAATAGAATTCTTGTACAAGGTCGTTTAAGTGTAAGTAGTTATGAACAAAACGGTGAAAAAAGAAGAATGATAAGAGTTGTTGTAAACAGCTTTGAATTTGTCGAGAGTGCAGGAAATTCAGGAAATAACAGTGGATATCAACAACAACAATCTTTTAATAATAGCAATAATAAACCAGTGCAAAATGATGATTTTGATAATGATGATATGGATGACGATGAAGAGTTTCCATTTTAA
- the rpsF gene encoding 30S ribosomal protein S6 yields MRNYEIMFILSTQLTDEEKQAGVAFVEKTLTAGGATEVKTEIWGDRKLAYPIKKKENGYYVLTTFQADGTQFTEIEAKLNINESLLKYMIVKND; encoded by the coding sequence ATGAGAAATTACGAAATTATGTTTATTTTGTCTACACAATTGACAGATGAAGAAAAACAAGCTGGAGTTGCATTTGTAGAAAAAACATTGACAGCTGGTGGAGCAACTGAAGTTAAAACAGAAATCTGGGGAGATAGAAAATTAGCTTACCCAATTAAGAAAAAAGAAAATGGATATTATGTTTTAACAACATTCCAAGCTGATGGAACTCAATTTACTGAAATTGAAGCAAAATTAAACATTAACGAATCACTTTTGAAATATATGATTGTTAAAAATGACTAA
- the ftsZ gene encoding cell division protein FtsZ, which yields MDNFSNAAKLKVVGVGGAGGNAINDMIESNITTVDFIAINTDQQDLDRSKAPIKVLLGKGMGAGADPEKGRIAAKESEEKIKEVLEGTDMLFITAGMGGGTGTGASPIIAEVAKAMGILTVAIVTKPFSFEGPLKKNNAAVGISNLQENVDTLIAIPNDRLFEIPGMNISLMNAFKEANGVLKMGIKGISDLITKQGIVNLDFADVKSIMQNSGIAMLGFGEANGDEKAKSATAQALNSPLLEKSIEGARKILINVTAGPDIGLQEIQEVAQTISEKAGHDKANLLWGYIMEPELEGTISVSLVATDFEEEFLTTNIQASKTIRFAPSEEKVEAENKTEQVDKENNYQNQENDYEEEKMEDANDFVLPPFFEE from the coding sequence ATGGATAACTTTAGTAATGCAGCGAAACTGAAAGTAGTAGGAGTAGGTGGAGCAGGTGGAAATGCAATAAATGATATGATTGAAAGTAACATAACAACTGTTGATTTTATAGCTATAAATACAGATCAGCAAGATTTAGATAGATCAAAGGCACCTATAAAAGTACTTTTAGGAAAAGGAATGGGAGCTGGAGCAGACCCTGAAAAAGGTAGGATTGCTGCAAAGGAATCCGAAGAAAAAATAAAAGAAGTGTTAGAAGGAACAGATATGCTGTTCATAACTGCTGGAATGGGTGGAGGAACAGGTACAGGAGCATCTCCGATTATTGCTGAAGTTGCAAAAGCAATGGGAATTTTAACTGTAGCTATTGTTACAAAACCATTTAGTTTTGAAGGGCCATTAAAGAAAAATAACGCTGCAGTAGGTATTAGTAATTTACAAGAAAATGTTGATACATTAATTGCTATTCCAAATGACAGACTTTTTGAAATACCAGGAATGAATATTTCATTGATGAATGCTTTTAAAGAAGCAAATGGTGTTTTGAAAATGGGAATAAAAGGGATTTCTGACTTAATTACAAAACAAGGAATTGTAAATTTGGATTTTGCAGATGTAAAATCTATTATGCAAAATTCGGGAATTGCAATGTTAGGATTTGGAGAAGCAAATGGAGATGAAAAAGCTAAGAGTGCAACAGCTCAGGCATTAAACAGTCCATTATTGGAAAAATCTATTGAAGGAGCAAGAAAAATCTTGATAAATGTTACTGCTGGACCAGACATTGGATTACAAGAAATTCAAGAAGTTGCTCAAACAATTTCAGAAAAAGCTGGACATGATAAAGCTAATTTATTATGGGGTTATATTATGGAACCTGAATTAGAAGGAACAATAAGTGTTTCTTTAGTCGCAACAGATTTTGAAGAAGAATTTTTGACAACGAATATACAAGCTTCAAAAACAATTAGATTTGCACCATCAGAAGAAAAAGTGGAAGCAGAAAACAAAACAGAACAAGTTGATAAAGAAAATAACTATCAAAATCAAGAAAACGATTATGAAGAAGAAAAAATGGAAGATGCAAATGATTTTGTATTACCACCATTTTTTGAAGAGTAA
- a CDS encoding cell division protein FtsQ/DivIB has product MKKSVKVLILLFLLAGMMFFGKRFIDTDYFKIQEVLIEGQSKLLKQDIATQLEHMKGKNIVYLNTNEIENLIKTDVRVKKVSVRKLFPSKIEVILEEREPYAYVKKGDKTLLADKDLNIYGDILEDPSKNIPVIEYTSDESLAQIKTILSKIKNKDFYAMISEIRQSEKNYEIVLINNVKIITDTLVTEKKYNDAYKLYERIKKEKPVTSMDLRFIDIVVKS; this is encoded by the coding sequence ATGAAAAAGTCAGTTAAAGTATTAATTTTATTATTTTTATTGGCAGGAATGATGTTTTTTGGTAAAAGATTTATTGATACAGATTATTTTAAAATTCAGGAAGTTCTAATTGAAGGGCAATCAAAATTACTAAAACAAGACATAGCTACTCAGCTAGAGCATATGAAAGGTAAAAATATTGTGTATCTAAATACCAATGAAATTGAAAATCTTATAAAAACCGATGTGAGAGTAAAAAAAGTATCGGTAAGAAAACTTTTTCCAAGTAAAATAGAGGTAATTTTAGAAGAAAGAGAACCTTATGCATACGTGAAAAAAGGAGATAAAACACTTTTAGCAGATAAAGATTTGAATATATATGGTGATATTTTGGAAGATCCTTCGAAAAATATTCCTGTAATAGAGTACACAAGTGATGAAAGTTTGGCTCAAATAAAGACAATACTTTCTAAAATAAAAAATAAAGATTTTTATGCTATGATTTCAGAAATAAGACAATCTGAAAAAAATTATGAAATAGTACTGATTAATAATGTAAAAATTATAACAGATACTTTAGTAACAGAAAAAAAATATAATGATGCATATAAGCTATACGAGAGAATAAAAAAAGAAAAACCCGTAACTTCTATGGATTTAAGATTTATAGATATTGTTGTGAAATCGTAA
- the murB gene encoding UDP-N-acetylmuramate dehydrogenase, with protein MEIIKNAKMKEYSNMKVGGTAKELIFIDDKKELKEILQTRSNIFLLGNGTNTLINDGNLDISFLSLKRLKNITVEEKKGDYDLVRVEAGLDLDDLIDFMEKNNYSGLENITGIPGSVGGLVNMNGGAYGTEIFDCIEEVEVCKNDGEIVKIKTTDLNFKYRTTEIKENKWIVVSALFKFGFGFDKAASEDKREQRKTKHPLDLPNLGSTFKNPEGTFAAKLISDAGLKGYRVGDVEISPKHPNFVTNLGNAAFNDIISVIEHVKEVVFEKFGVKLETEIIILKNNDK; from the coding sequence ATGGAAATAATAAAAAATGCCAAGATGAAGGAATATTCAAATATGAAAGTTGGCGGAACTGCAAAAGAGCTTATTTTCATAGATGATAAAAAAGAATTAAAGGAAATTTTGCAAACTAGAAGTAATATTTTTCTTTTAGGAAATGGGACAAACACTCTTATTAATGATGGAAATTTGGATATAAGTTTTTTATCATTAAAAAGATTGAAGAATATAACAGTTGAAGAAAAAAAAGGTGATTATGATTTGGTAAGAGTGGAAGCAGGACTAGACTTGGATGATTTGATAGATTTTATGGAAAAAAATAATTATTCAGGGCTAGAAAATATTACTGGTATTCCGGGATCTGTTGGTGGGCTTGTAAATATGAATGGTGGAGCTTATGGAACAGAAATTTTTGACTGCATTGAAGAAGTGGAAGTTTGTAAAAACGATGGAGAAATTGTAAAAATTAAGACAACAGACTTGAACTTTAAATATAGAACCACTGAAATAAAAGAAAATAAATGGATTGTAGTTTCTGCCTTGTTTAAATTTGGTTTTGGATTTGATAAGGCTGCTTCAGAGGACAAAAGGGAGCAAAGAAAAACAAAACATCCATTGGATTTGCCAAATTTAGGAAGCACATTCAAAAATCCAGAAGGTACATTTGCGGCAAAACTAATTTCAGATGCTGGTTTAAAAGGCTATAGAGTTGGGGATGTGGAAATTTCCCCAAAACATCCAAATTTTGTAACAAATTTAGGCAATGCTGCTTTTAACGATATTATTTCAGTTATTGAACATGTAAAGGAAGTAGTATTTGAAAAATTTGGAGTAAAATTGGAAACAGAAATAATAATTTTAAAAAATAATGATAAATAA
- the murC gene encoding UDP-N-acetylmuramate--L-alanine ligase codes for MLTKINNVYFSGINGIGMSGLAKILAADGFNVAGSDLERKPVTEDMEEMGIKVYIGQVEENVKDKGIDLFVYSTAIKETNPEYKYIVDNNIKKIKRGELLAEIMNRFDGIAVAGTHGKTTTSSMMSVALLEKEPFIVVGGIIPEIRSNSQIGNSEYFIAEADESDNSFLYIKPKYSVVTNIEADHLDHHGTFENIKKSFEQFIDSTEKIAILCKDTIEKVGLNIKNKNVVWYSIKDETADIYAKNIRVENGITSFEVVKKGEDLGTFSLSIPGEHNVSNSLPVIYFAHEFKCNMKKVKERILKFKGANRRYQVIYDNNLRLIDDYAHHPTEVKVTINAAHNTEKGKVTVIFQPHRYSRTKFFFDDFVNSLKDADDLILLPIYAASEDNTYGVTSELLAEKIGGNVRVQTQEEIEEIIKNDTNSGNTYVFMGAGSVSKVAHEIANDLRKMEK; via the coding sequence ATGCTAACAAAAATAAATAATGTATATTTTAGCGGAATAAACGGAATTGGAATGAGCGGACTTGCAAAAATTCTGGCAGCAGACGGATTTAACGTGGCAGGTTCAGATCTTGAAAGAAAGCCTGTAACAGAAGATATGGAAGAAATGGGAATAAAGGTTTATATAGGACAAGTTGAGGAAAATGTAAAGGACAAAGGAATAGATTTATTTGTATATTCAACTGCGATTAAGGAAACAAACCCTGAGTACAAATACATTGTAGATAATAATATAAAAAAAATAAAAAGAGGGGAACTGCTTGCTGAAATAATGAACAGATTTGATGGAATCGCTGTGGCAGGAACTCACGGAAAAACTACAACAAGTTCAATGATGAGCGTAGCGCTTTTGGAAAAGGAGCCATTTATAGTAGTTGGAGGAATTATTCCAGAAATAAGAAGTAACAGCCAGATTGGCAATTCAGAATATTTTATTGCTGAAGCTGATGAAAGTGATAATTCATTTTTATACATTAAACCGAAATATTCAGTTGTAACAAATATTGAAGCTGATCACTTGGATCATCACGGGACTTTTGAAAATATAAAAAAATCATTTGAGCAGTTTATAGACAGTACAGAAAAAATAGCGATACTTTGTAAAGATACGATAGAGAAAGTTGGACTTAATATAAAAAATAAAAATGTAGTTTGGTATAGCATAAAAGATGAAACCGCTGATATTTATGCGAAAAATATAAGAGTGGAAAATGGAATAACAAGTTTTGAAGTTGTGAAAAAAGGTGAAGATTTAGGAACATTCAGCCTAAGTATCCCTGGAGAGCACAATGTTTCAAATTCACTTCCAGTAATTTATTTTGCACACGAGTTTAAATGTAATATGAAAAAAGTGAAAGAAAGGATCTTGAAATTTAAAGGTGCAAATAGAAGATACCAAGTTATTTATGACAATAATTTGAGATTGATTGATGATTATGCTCACCATCCAACAGAAGTAAAAGTAACAATCAATGCAGCACACAATACTGAAAAAGGAAAAGTAACTGTAATTTTCCAGCCTCACCGATACAGCCGTACAAAATTTTTCTTTGATGATTTCGTAAATTCATTAAAAGATGCTGACGACTTGATTTTACTTCCAATTTATGCAGCAAGTGAAGACAATACTTATGGTGTAACTTCAGAATTGCTTGCAGAAAAAATCGGAGGAAATGTCAGAGTACAAACTCAGGAAGAAATAGAAGAAATAATAAAAAATGATACAAATAGTGGGAATACCTATGTGTTTATGGGAGCTGGAAGTGTATCAAAGGTGGCTCATGAGATTGCGAATGATTTGAGAAAGATGGAAAAATAA
- the murG gene encoding undecaprenyldiphospho-muramoylpentapeptide beta-N-acetylglucosaminyltransferase, producing MEKVVFTTGGTGGHIYPALSIAKKVREKGIDTLFIGTKHRMEKDIVPNENFRFIGLDVLPLRSIKSGFKMITATASAIKLLKKEKPTKIVAFGNYITIPVLIAANVLRIPYYLQEQNHTMGQANKWFYKGAKKVFIAFENTLESIKEKYKSKFVVTGNPLREEFYGKNKQEERQKLGIKDNERMILIIGGSLGAKNINEAILKKWKTITEDERIRLFWATGKDNYEASTCKIRDFGTAVVEPYFENVPELMAASDIVICRAGASTISELIQLEKPSVLIPYDFVGQKENAEVLEYANGAKIFTNETVEKAIDEALSIVRQASMLEFMSENVKTLKKGNSAETIVGEMGL from the coding sequence ATGGAAAAAGTAGTATTTACTACAGGAGGAACAGGTGGACATATCTATCCAGCCTTGTCAATTGCAAAAAAAGTTAGAGAAAAAGGCATAGATACATTGTTTATTGGCACAAAGCATAGAATGGAAAAGGATATTGTTCCGAATGAAAATTTTAGATTTATTGGGCTGGATGTATTGCCTTTAAGAAGTATAAAATCAGGATTTAAAATGATAACGGCAACGGCAAGTGCAATAAAACTGCTAAAAAAAGAAAAGCCTACAAAAATTGTGGCATTTGGAAATTATATAACAATACCAGTGCTAATAGCGGCTAATGTATTACGAATACCATATTATTTGCAAGAGCAGAATCATACAATGGGTCAGGCTAACAAATGGTTCTACAAAGGTGCAAAAAAGGTATTTATTGCCTTTGAAAATACACTTGAAAGTATTAAGGAAAAATATAAAAGCAAATTTGTTGTAACGGGAAATCCGTTGCGGGAAGAATTTTATGGGAAAAACAAGCAGGAGGAAAGGCAAAAACTTGGAATAAAGGATAATGAAAGAATGATCCTTATTATAGGTGGAAGTCTTGGTGCAAAAAACATAAATGAAGCAATTTTGAAAAAGTGGAAGACAATAACAGAAGATGAGAGAATACGCTTATTTTGGGCAACTGGAAAAGATAATTATGAAGCATCAACTTGCAAAATAAGAGATTTTGGAACAGCAGTAGTTGAACCATATTTTGAAAATGTTCCAGAATTAATGGCAGCTTCTGACATTGTAATCTGTCGTGCAGGAGCTTCAACTATTTCTGAACTTATTCAGCTTGAAAAGCCATCAGTACTGATTCCATACGATTTTGTTGGCCAGAAGGAAAATGCAGAGGTGCTAGAATATGCAAATGGTGCAAAAATTTTTACAAATGAAACAGTAGAAAAAGCAATAGACGAAGCTTTGTCAATAGTTCGACAGGCATCAATGCTGGAATTTATGAGTGAAAATGTAAAAACCTTGAAAAAAGGGAACTCAGCAGAAACAATAGTTGGAGAAATGGGACTTTAA
- a CDS encoding FtsW/RodA/SpoVE family cell cycle protein encodes MNSKKILGTSFVIIIIIFSALSLITIASLSFPKGKEGYYQLIKQGLWLFLGWISFWITANLNYKKYKGIARYLYVIGLFGLVLVLIAGKAKNGATRWLEIGGLSIQPSEFSKLFLIIMLSTLAYKYKTQNKIKKFPKISSGIMMFVAFIYMSLILLEKSFSSTAQITIIALTYLFISEIKFSIISTYAAIIGIGGWLAITTTGYRVNRLIEYKSKDGGGQTAESLIAIANGKFSGRFYGNGLQKYNFLPEIHTDYIFSGFAEENGFLGVLFLLGLYAALLIIIGIALRKIKDLYAKYLLSGIFIMLTTQIIGNIAVASQLIPSTGIPLPMMSYGGSTMIVVMLTLGIVYNILRALYKQEMGRNLDKLREMDYMM; translated from the coding sequence GTGAATAGTAAAAAAATATTGGGAACAAGTTTTGTAATTATTATTATAATATTTTCAGCATTGAGCCTTATAACGATAGCAAGTCTTAGTTTTCCAAAAGGGAAAGAAGGTTATTATCAATTAATAAAACAGGGATTGTGGCTGTTTTTAGGTTGGATATCATTTTGGATTACAGCTAATTTAAATTATAAAAAATATAAGGGTATAGCTAGATATTTATATGTTATAGGGCTTTTTGGTCTTGTGTTGGTTCTGATTGCAGGAAAAGCAAAAAATGGAGCGACACGTTGGCTTGAAATCGGAGGGCTTTCTATACAGCCTTCAGAATTTTCAAAATTATTTTTAATTATTATGTTATCCACACTTGCGTACAAGTATAAAACTCAAAATAAAATAAAGAAATTTCCTAAAATATCAAGTGGAATTATGATGTTTGTTGCATTCATATACATGAGTCTTATTTTATTGGAAAAGTCTTTTAGTAGCACAGCACAAATTACAATAATAGCGTTGACTTATTTATTTATTTCAGAAATAAAATTTTCAATAATTTCTACTTATGCTGCAATAATAGGAATTGGTGGATGGCTTGCAATAACAACAACTGGGTATAGAGTAAACAGACTTATTGAATATAAATCTAAAGATGGCGGAGGACAAACTGCTGAATCACTTATTGCCATTGCAAATGGTAAATTTAGTGGAAGATTTTATGGGAATGGTTTACAAAAATATAATTTTTTGCCAGAAATACATACAGATTATATTTTTTCAGGATTTGCTGAAGAAAATGGATTTTTAGGAGTTTTATTTTTATTAGGATTGTACGCAGCTTTGCTAATCATAATAGGAATTGCCTTGAGAAAAATAAAGGATTTGTATGCAAAATATCTTTTAAGTGGTATTTTCATAATGCTTACCACTCAGATAATTGGAAATATAGCGGTCGCAAGTCAGTTAATACCATCAACTGGAATACCTCTTCCAATGATGAGCTATGGTGGGAGTACAATGATAGTGGTTATGTTGACTCTAGGAATTGTTTATAACATACTGCGGGCATTATATAAGCAGGAAATGGGAAGAAACCTTGATAAACTAAGGGAAATGGATTATATGATGTAG
- the murD gene encoding UDP-N-acetylmuramoyl-L-alanine--D-glutamate ligase: MDKKGIVFGAGLSGLGAKELLEKNGYEVYLIDDKAAMPSAEGIRLLNEEKVEFIVKSPGIPWKAELLKVAKEKGVKIISEIDLAYKYVDKNIKIISFTGTNGKTTTSTKMAELLNFAGFRAKLAGNAGFSFAKLVADEEELDYIVLELSSYQLENNPQIHSNIAGIINLTPDHLTRYNSVEDYYITKFAIFDKQTDDDFALINLDDEVFAELYERNGIKEKIKAQKVYLSKETKGTVFVYENNIRIMKDLSKRVDEIQNFGEKIDEISEILLKTEELSLKGRHNLENMLFLISSAKILNVKNEKLAEFLKSTNALEHRLENFFVKENTIFINDSKGTNVESTLKAIDSFNNSIIMILGGDDKKIDNMPLIERVKEKVDFVYLIGDNAQILIDDMEKIGYKNYKNLETVENVLNYLKENVDFSQNQTVLFSPATSSFCQFKSFEHRGKVFKELTQKILGK; encoded by the coding sequence ATGGATAAAAAGGGAATTGTATTTGGTGCTGGGTTAAGTGGGCTTGGTGCTAAGGAATTGCTAGAAAAAAATGGATATGAAGTGTATTTGATAGATGATAAGGCTGCAATGCCATCAGCAGAGGGAATTAGGCTTTTGAATGAGGAAAAGGTTGAATTTATAGTAAAAAGTCCTGGGATTCCGTGGAAGGCAGAACTTTTGAAAGTTGCCAAGGAAAAAGGTGTTAAGATTATTTCAGAAATTGATCTGGCTTATAAATATGTGGATAAAAATATAAAAATTATTTCGTTTACTGGGACAAATGGAAAAACTACAACATCTACAAAAATGGCAGAATTACTTAACTTTGCTGGATTTCGTGCAAAACTTGCTGGGAATGCAGGTTTTTCGTTTGCAAAATTGGTGGCTGATGAAGAAGAGCTGGATTATATTGTACTGGAGCTTAGCAGCTACCAACTGGAAAATAATCCGCAAATTCATTCAAATATCGCTGGAATAATCAATTTAACTCCAGATCATTTGACACGATATAATTCGGTAGAAGATTATTATATTACAAAGTTTGCGATTTTTGATAAGCAGACAGATGATGACTTTGCATTGATTAATCTGGATGATGAAGTTTTTGCAGAATTGTATGAAAGAAATGGGATAAAGGAGAAAATAAAGGCTCAAAAAGTTTATTTAAGTAAAGAGACAAAAGGAACAGTTTTTGTTTATGAAAATAATATTCGTATAATGAAGGATTTGAGTAAACGGGTTGATGAAATTCAGAATTTTGGTGAAAAAATTGATGAAATTTCAGAAATTTTATTAAAAACTGAAGAATTGTCATTAAAAGGTAGACATAATTTGGAAAATATGTTATTTTTGATAAGTTCAGCAAAAATATTAAATGTGAAAAATGAAAAATTAGCTGAATTTTTAAAATCAACGAACGCTCTTGAACATAGGCTTGAAAATTTTTTTGTGAAAGAAAATACAATATTTATTAATGATTCTAAGGGAACAAATGTAGAATCAACATTAAAAGCAATTGATTCATTTAATAATTCGATTATTATGATTCTCGGTGGAGATGATAAGAAAATTGATAATATGCCTTTGATTGAAAGAGTTAAGGAGAAAGTTGACTTTGTTTATTTAATTGGGGATAATGCTCAGATTTTGATTGACGATATGGAAAAGATTGGATATAAAAATTATAAAAATTTGGAAACAGTTGAAAATGTACTAAATTACTTGAAGGAAAATGTGGATTTTTCACAAAATCAGACAGTACTGTTTTCACCTGCAACATCGAGCTTTTGCCAATTTAAAAGCTTTGAACATAGAGGAAAAGTCTTTAAGGAATTGACACAAAAAATTTTAGGGAAATAA